In Betta splendens chromosome 22, fBetSpl5.4, whole genome shotgun sequence, the following proteins share a genomic window:
- the LOC114848660 gene encoding uncharacterized protein LOC114848660 isoform X3 — MTAAVYYLRLSHQLNSPLPDDFMEPIMPLLLSIHFDVQKSILLAVVNLLIKNNVCKELVIEMGMLVPLLELFQSGDATAQCHSCACIAMLASAESNTDALLVDGIIPLLALAKSYDPKVQQDAAWALLYLTQSDWPTRILCQAGAIPVLVLLLQSSDPEVQFYSCTALCNIAAKQEHHPKMLSIGSHYLLKSLLTLMSSSVQKNSAQACRCLQTLSMNVLIQEQLMELEWVLPLKGLLKDSAPVWTEPAITLLSDLSAHPPNKDILISEGVLDGIGQLLRHHRSSCVIVAHSCKIITNLCSSCTGQQAVLEGLCLSGPLRAFLLPTLGDETLLHVTSCLQHMMTLDPLKCKLSATLTSEHVSRLVKLSGQSGNSQLSYNCAAIISKLDMSAEMRHLLRPHYLNVIEYLLAFLQRRDVQFQQLVIITVFNLQKDEGFVSQLADSELEVQLWKVQAQTEETRRLLQRIQPLSPSCVLNH; from the exons ATGACTgcagctgtttattatttacgTCTCAGTCACCAGT TGAACTCTCCCTTACCAGATGACTTCATGGAGCCAATCATGCCTTTGCTTTTATCAATTCACTTTGATGTGCAAAAGAGTATCTTGCTGGCTGTGGTCAATCTGCTGATAAAGAATAACG TGTGTAAAGAGTTGGTGATTGAAATGGGAATGCTGGTTCCCTTACTGGAGTTGTTCCAGTCCGGTGATGCTACTGCTCAGTGTCACTCGTGTGCCTGCATTGCCATGCTGGCCTCTGCAG AATCAAACACAGATGCTCTGCTTGTGGATGGAATCATACCCCTGTTGGCTTTAGCAAAATCCTATGACCCAAAGGTGCAACAGGATGCAGCCTGGGCTCTGTTGTATCTCACACAATCAG ATTGGCCGACGAGGATCTTATGCCAAGCAGGGGCCATCCCAGTTCTGGTTCTTCTGCTCCAGTCCTCAGATCCGGAGGTTCAGTTTTACAGCTGCACTGCTCTGTGTAACATCGCTGCAAAGCAGGAGCATCACCCAAAGATGCTCAGCATTGGAAGTCACTACTTGTTAAAGTCTCTTTTGACTCTCATGTCCTCCTCTGTACAAAAG AATTCAGCTCAAGCATGCAGATGCCTGCAAACACTCTCCATGAACG TTCTTatccaggagcagctgatggagcttGAGTGGGTGCTGCCTCTGAAGGGGCTCCTGAAAGATTCTGCTCCTGTTTGGACCGAGCCAGCCATAACGCTCCTGTCTGACCTCTCTGCGCACCCACCAAACAAA GACATCCTAATCAGTGAAGGAGTGTTGGATGGAATCGGGCAGCTGCTTCGTCATCACAGATCCAGCTGTGTAATAGTCGCACACAGCTGTAAGATCATCACCAACCTGTGTAGCTCCTGCACAGGTCAGCAG GCTGTACTGGAGGGTCTGTGCTTATCAGGACCCCTCAGGGCCTTTCTGTTGCCGACCCTGGGAGACGAAACCTTGCTGCATGTGACCTCATGCTTACAACACATGATGACCTTGG ATCCACTTAAATGTAAGTTATCAGCAACACTTACATCAGAGCATGTTTCAAGGCTGGTGAAGCTGTCGGGACAAAGCGGGAATTCTCAGCTGTCATACAACTGCGCAGCCATCATAAGCAAATTAGACATGAGTG CTGAGATGCGTCACTTACTGAGACCTCACTACTTGAACGTAATCGAGTATCTTTTAGCATTTCTGCAGAGGAGAGATGTACAATTTCAGCAGCTCGTCATCATAACAGTGTTTAACCTCCAGAAAG ATGAAGGCTTTGTATCGCAGCTGGCTGACAGCGAGCTCGAGGTTCAGCTCTGGAAGGTGCAGGCGCAGACGGAGGAAACTAggcggctgctgcagaggaTTCAGCCTCTGTCTCCATCCTGTGTTCTGAATCACTGA
- the LOC114848660 gene encoding uncharacterized protein LOC114848660 isoform X2 produces MASVFCENCSKMLKEFAANFRNVCKEFKLKVYKELSHCTCVRITPERTTQLPTLLHLCDNGPHIFRQERLQALNTLAASENIDLQMTAAVYYLRLSHQYDFMEPIMPLLLSIHFDVQKSILLAVVNLLIKNNVCKELVIEMGMLVPLLELFQSGDATAQCHSCACIAMLASAESNTDALLVDGIIPLLALAKSYDPKVQQDAAWALLYLTQSDWPTRILCQAGAIPVLVLLLQSSDPEVQFYSCTALCNIAAKQEHHPKMLSIGSHYLLKSLLTLMSSSVQKNSAQACRCLQTLSMNVLIQEQLMELEWVLPLKGLLKDSAPVWTEPAITLLSDLSAHPPNKDILISEGVLDGIGQLLRHHRSSCVIVAHSCKIITNLCSSCTGQQAVLEGLCLSGPLRAFLLPTLGDETLLHVTSCLQHMMTLDPLKCKLSATLTSEHVSRLVKLSGQSGNSQLSYNCAAIISKLDMSAEMRHLLRPHYLNVIEYLLAFLQRRDVQFQQLVIITVFNLQKDEGFVSQLADSELEVQLWKVQAQTEETRRLLQRIQPLSPSCVLNH; encoded by the exons ATGGCTTCTGTCTTTTGTGAGAATTGCTCCAAGATGCTTAAAGAATTTGCTGCAAATTTCAGGAATGTTTGCAAGGAATTTAAACTGAAAGTTTACAAAGAACTGTCCCACTGTACCTGCGTCAGGATTACACCTGAAAGGACGACTCAGTTGCCAACCTTACTCCACCTATGTG aTAATGGACCCCATATTTTCAGGCAGGAACGTCTACAAGCACTGAATACACTTGCAGCCTCGGAAAATATAGATCTGCAAATGACTgcagctgtttattatttacgTCTCAGTCACCAGT ATGACTTCATGGAGCCAATCATGCCTTTGCTTTTATCAATTCACTTTGATGTGCAAAAGAGTATCTTGCTGGCTGTGGTCAATCTGCTGATAAAGAATAACG TGTGTAAAGAGTTGGTGATTGAAATGGGAATGCTGGTTCCCTTACTGGAGTTGTTCCAGTCCGGTGATGCTACTGCTCAGTGTCACTCGTGTGCCTGCATTGCCATGCTGGCCTCTGCAG AATCAAACACAGATGCTCTGCTTGTGGATGGAATCATACCCCTGTTGGCTTTAGCAAAATCCTATGACCCAAAGGTGCAACAGGATGCAGCCTGGGCTCTGTTGTATCTCACACAATCAG ATTGGCCGACGAGGATCTTATGCCAAGCAGGGGCCATCCCAGTTCTGGTTCTTCTGCTCCAGTCCTCAGATCCGGAGGTTCAGTTTTACAGCTGCACTGCTCTGTGTAACATCGCTGCAAAGCAGGAGCATCACCCAAAGATGCTCAGCATTGGAAGTCACTACTTGTTAAAGTCTCTTTTGACTCTCATGTCCTCCTCTGTACAAAAG AATTCAGCTCAAGCATGCAGATGCCTGCAAACACTCTCCATGAACG TTCTTatccaggagcagctgatggagcttGAGTGGGTGCTGCCTCTGAAGGGGCTCCTGAAAGATTCTGCTCCTGTTTGGACCGAGCCAGCCATAACGCTCCTGTCTGACCTCTCTGCGCACCCACCAAACAAA GACATCCTAATCAGTGAAGGAGTGTTGGATGGAATCGGGCAGCTGCTTCGTCATCACAGATCCAGCTGTGTAATAGTCGCACACAGCTGTAAGATCATCACCAACCTGTGTAGCTCCTGCACAGGTCAGCAG GCTGTACTGGAGGGTCTGTGCTTATCAGGACCCCTCAGGGCCTTTCTGTTGCCGACCCTGGGAGACGAAACCTTGCTGCATGTGACCTCATGCTTACAACACATGATGACCTTGG ATCCACTTAAATGTAAGTTATCAGCAACACTTACATCAGAGCATGTTTCAAGGCTGGTGAAGCTGTCGGGACAAAGCGGGAATTCTCAGCTGTCATACAACTGCGCAGCCATCATAAGCAAATTAGACATGAGTG CTGAGATGCGTCACTTACTGAGACCTCACTACTTGAACGTAATCGAGTATCTTTTAGCATTTCTGCAGAGGAGAGATGTACAATTTCAGCAGCTCGTCATCATAACAGTGTTTAACCTCCAGAAAG ATGAAGGCTTTGTATCGCAGCTGGCTGACAGCGAGCTCGAGGTTCAGCTCTGGAAGGTGCAGGCGCAGACGGAGGAAACTAggcggctgctgcagaggaTTCAGCCTCTGTCTCCATCCTGTGTTCTGAATCACTGA
- the LOC114848660 gene encoding uncharacterized protein LOC114848660 isoform X1 has translation MASVFCENCSKMLKEFAANFRNVCKEFKLKVYKELSHCTCVRITPERTTQLPTLLHLCDNGPHIFRQERLQALNTLAASENIDLQMTAAVYYLRLSHQLNSPLPDDFMEPIMPLLLSIHFDVQKSILLAVVNLLIKNNVCKELVIEMGMLVPLLELFQSGDATAQCHSCACIAMLASAESNTDALLVDGIIPLLALAKSYDPKVQQDAAWALLYLTQSDWPTRILCQAGAIPVLVLLLQSSDPEVQFYSCTALCNIAAKQEHHPKMLSIGSHYLLKSLLTLMSSSVQKNSAQACRCLQTLSMNVLIQEQLMELEWVLPLKGLLKDSAPVWTEPAITLLSDLSAHPPNKDILISEGVLDGIGQLLRHHRSSCVIVAHSCKIITNLCSSCTGQQAVLEGLCLSGPLRAFLLPTLGDETLLHVTSCLQHMMTLDPLKCKLSATLTSEHVSRLVKLSGQSGNSQLSYNCAAIISKLDMSAEMRHLLRPHYLNVIEYLLAFLQRRDVQFQQLVIITVFNLQKDEGFVSQLADSELEVQLWKVQAQTEETRRLLQRIQPLSPSCVLNH, from the exons ATGGCTTCTGTCTTTTGTGAGAATTGCTCCAAGATGCTTAAAGAATTTGCTGCAAATTTCAGGAATGTTTGCAAGGAATTTAAACTGAAAGTTTACAAAGAACTGTCCCACTGTACCTGCGTCAGGATTACACCTGAAAGGACGACTCAGTTGCCAACCTTACTCCACCTATGTG aTAATGGACCCCATATTTTCAGGCAGGAACGTCTACAAGCACTGAATACACTTGCAGCCTCGGAAAATATAGATCTGCAAATGACTgcagctgtttattatttacgTCTCAGTCACCAGT TGAACTCTCCCTTACCAGATGACTTCATGGAGCCAATCATGCCTTTGCTTTTATCAATTCACTTTGATGTGCAAAAGAGTATCTTGCTGGCTGTGGTCAATCTGCTGATAAAGAATAACG TGTGTAAAGAGTTGGTGATTGAAATGGGAATGCTGGTTCCCTTACTGGAGTTGTTCCAGTCCGGTGATGCTACTGCTCAGTGTCACTCGTGTGCCTGCATTGCCATGCTGGCCTCTGCAG AATCAAACACAGATGCTCTGCTTGTGGATGGAATCATACCCCTGTTGGCTTTAGCAAAATCCTATGACCCAAAGGTGCAACAGGATGCAGCCTGGGCTCTGTTGTATCTCACACAATCAG ATTGGCCGACGAGGATCTTATGCCAAGCAGGGGCCATCCCAGTTCTGGTTCTTCTGCTCCAGTCCTCAGATCCGGAGGTTCAGTTTTACAGCTGCACTGCTCTGTGTAACATCGCTGCAAAGCAGGAGCATCACCCAAAGATGCTCAGCATTGGAAGTCACTACTTGTTAAAGTCTCTTTTGACTCTCATGTCCTCCTCTGTACAAAAG AATTCAGCTCAAGCATGCAGATGCCTGCAAACACTCTCCATGAACG TTCTTatccaggagcagctgatggagcttGAGTGGGTGCTGCCTCTGAAGGGGCTCCTGAAAGATTCTGCTCCTGTTTGGACCGAGCCAGCCATAACGCTCCTGTCTGACCTCTCTGCGCACCCACCAAACAAA GACATCCTAATCAGTGAAGGAGTGTTGGATGGAATCGGGCAGCTGCTTCGTCATCACAGATCCAGCTGTGTAATAGTCGCACACAGCTGTAAGATCATCACCAACCTGTGTAGCTCCTGCACAGGTCAGCAG GCTGTACTGGAGGGTCTGTGCTTATCAGGACCCCTCAGGGCCTTTCTGTTGCCGACCCTGGGAGACGAAACCTTGCTGCATGTGACCTCATGCTTACAACACATGATGACCTTGG ATCCACTTAAATGTAAGTTATCAGCAACACTTACATCAGAGCATGTTTCAAGGCTGGTGAAGCTGTCGGGACAAAGCGGGAATTCTCAGCTGTCATACAACTGCGCAGCCATCATAAGCAAATTAGACATGAGTG CTGAGATGCGTCACTTACTGAGACCTCACTACTTGAACGTAATCGAGTATCTTTTAGCATTTCTGCAGAGGAGAGATGTACAATTTCAGCAGCTCGTCATCATAACAGTGTTTAACCTCCAGAAAG ATGAAGGCTTTGTATCGCAGCTGGCTGACAGCGAGCTCGAGGTTCAGCTCTGGAAGGTGCAGGCGCAGACGGAGGAAACTAggcggctgctgcagaggaTTCAGCCTCTGTCTCCATCCTGTGTTCTGAATCACTGA